AACCAACCCGATGACGAGCGGGGCCGTCTTACGACGCGCGGACGCCTGGCGCACGTCAATGGCGGAACGGGTGCGGGCGTGTCCGACTTCACCATCCTGGGCGAGCAGATCAGGATGGACGCCTTGATGGCGCTGGCGAATCTCGACCTCCCCCTGGGCGGAAACGTGAATGCCCGGATCGAAGTCACCGGCCCGGCATCCGCCCGGGTCATAGACACCCGCGTTTCCATGGATCAACTGAGATACAACGAGGCCATCCTGGACAACCTGGCTGCCCACATCGTCTACAGCGGTGGGAAGATCGACATCCGGGATCTGCGTGTTCGCGAAGGCGACGATACCATCACTGCCCGCGGAATCTTACCCTTCGACCCGGGCCGTGCCGTCCGGAACGGCGATGCGGCCGGGTCGGAGGACATCGCGCTGATCGTGGAGGGAGACGACGTCGACCTGTCCTTCCTGAGCGGCATATCATACGATCTGGAACGCATCGAGGGGATGGCGGACATCCGCCTGTCCATCGGTGGTACACCCGCCTCCCCCCGAACGGTCGGCCAGATCACCGTGCGGGACGCGGCGCTGCGGATCCGTGAGATCGAACCGATGTACCGGGCCGACGAACTCGCGTTCGACGTCGACGGAGGCGCCTTCACGCTGAAACCCGCGGCGTTCCGTGCCGGGGACGGCACCATCCGCGTTTCCGGCGACCTCTTGACGGATAACCTGTCCTTCGCTGAAATCGAAGCCCATGCCGATTTCAGCCAGGCGGACGTGGAGCGCCTCGGATCGGCCATGCTCACCATAGACGGATCGCTTGCCTGGACCGGCAACCGGGAATCTTCACGGATCTACAATGTTGACAACCCGCTTGTCGTGCGCGGCGTGGTCACACATCCGCTTAATCTGGGGGAACTGCTGCTCGACAACGCGATCATACGCCCGCAGGACGCGCCGGACCCGTTTCTGGAGAGCATCGCGCTGGACGTCGCCGTGGACGTGACCGATCTCGCCGTCGAGAACAACATCGCCCAGTTGGAGGTCGAAGGCGGTGTGGCCTTCGGCAATACGGCGCAGCATCCCCTGTTAACCGGAAACGCCATTGCCAGGGAAGAGGGCTTCATCAGGTACCTGGGCACCGTCTTCGAACTGGATGCCGGCCGGATCGACCTGACCAGGCGCGTGCCGCTGGAGAGTTTCACCGCGTTGATCGAGTACCCGGTGGCGCAACTCGACCCGGTGCTCAATATTCAGGCCAGGGCCCCCCGCGTGCGCGACATCTACGGCGCAGTCTACGAAGTGGAACTGCTCGCGTCCGGTCCGGTGTCGACGGTCAACCCCCAGTTGCGGGCGGTGCCGCACGACGACTCCAGTCCGGCCCACTGGGCTTCCGGGCCGCTGGCCGGTCCCGAGGTTATCTCCCTGCTGACCTTCGGCATGGCAGGACTCACTTCCCTGGGCACGCCCGACGCGATGGCCGGAATGGGTAGAAGGGCCATCCTGATGGCGACCGGCGCATCGGCGGAGCGGTTTTTGAAACTTGACGAAGTCCAGATCGAGGGCGACCTTTTCTCGGGCACCGGCGGTCAAGCCGGATCGCCCGCGCAGATTACCCTGAGCAAGCGCATCAACCGGCGCGCGCGAGTCAGCTATACCCGTCTGTTCGAATCTTCGGAGTACACGTTGCGGGTCGGTTACCAGTTGACGGATTTCCTGTTTATCGAGACCTTTTCCGAACAACTGGGCGAACATCCTCAGAATGGCATAGACCTCCGGGTTAAATTCCGATTTCGTTAACCCTGTACCCTTGCTTGAAGGAACGACAGGGCTCCAACGGTCGGGCGATCCAAATGGTAGAGGGTATGCGGTTTTCCTCGAAGTCATCCGCTTCCGCCCGGTGCGGGATCACGCCATACCGGATGCGGTATCTCGTTGCGGTCTGGACCTTCCTGTTCCTGCAGGGTTTCGGCGCTGCACCGGCCTATCCCCAACAGTCCCCCATCGTCGAGCGCATCGTAATCGAAGGCAATACGTCCATCGCCGATGATCGTATTCTCGACCTGATCGAGACCAGGACGGACGGGATCCTGCGCAGCGGCCGGTTGAACGACGCCGTCTGGCGGACCGACCGGAACGCGGTCGAGAGTTTCTACGTCAACAGCGGGTTCCTGGAAGCCCGGGTCCGGGCCATACGTGAGCGGATCGACGGGGACCGGATCGGGCTCAGGATCGTGATCGACGAGGGCCCGCGATACACCGTGCGCGCGGTCAATCTGACCGGCTTCGGATATCTGGCCGAGGACGAGGTCAGGCAGCGCCTGTCGACGCAGGAAGGCCAGGTATTCTACCGTCTGCTCACCGCGAACGACCGGCGCAATATCCAGGGTCTCGCCGACCGCAGGGCATTGCTCGACATGACGGTCGACTACCAGGTCTTGCAGCATCCGGAAGACCAGACGGTAACTGTTAACTTCCTGGTTGCCGAGGGCCATCCGATCAGGGTGGGCGACATTCGGGTCCTGGGACTGCAGAAGACACGGCCGAACGTGGTGATCCGCGAACTGGAGATCGAGCCGGGAGAGCTGTACGACAACGCGAAGATCGCCTTGAGCCAGACCCGGCTATTCCAGACGGGGTTGTTCAGAAGCGTGCGCCTGTCACCCGTACGGAGCGACACCTCCGCCAACGTGCGGGACCTGGAGGTGGAGGTTACCGAGTTGCCCGGGGGAGAAGTGAGCTTCGGCGCCGGGTTCGCCTCGGCCGAGCACTTCAGGGGCAGTTTCAGCGTCGCCTATCGAAACCTGCTGGGGCAGGGGATTACCATCGGTTCCAACGGTCAGGTCAGCTCGCTCTTCCAGCAGTTGGACACCGGGATCACGCAGCCGTGGCTGTTCCGGACCCGGACGTCGGGCATCCTGCGGGCGTTTTTCCGCCGCGAGGACCGTACCAGCCATACGGAGCGAGAGGTCGGCATGTCCGTGGCGGCAAACCGCGAACTCTCCCGCACGTACCAGAGTCAGTTGATCTATACGCTGAAGAACATCGAGGTGTCTTCGCTCAGCGAGGAACTGGCCGAATTGCTGCGAAGCGGTTCGGAACCGGACAGCCTCCGGTCCAGGCGCGAGGGCAGTCTGACCGGGGTCGTGACGTACGACACGCGGGACGATATCCTGAACCCGACGACGGGATTCTACGGCCAGTTCCAGACCGGCCTGGCCAGTCCGCTGCTCGGCAGTTCGACGCAGAACCGGAACTCGATACTGACGTTGATGGCCATCGTGCGCACCTACCTGTCCATACCCAACGCGCCCGATTTTTCCACTTCCCTGGCGTTCAGCTACGTGCAGGCGCTGGGTGAGAACCGCGTGCCCCTCGACCGGAAACTGTTTATCGGGGGCGACCGGTCGGTCCGTGGTTTCAGAATAAACCAGATCGGCCAGCCCGATGGCGGGCTGATTGCCATCAGTTCGCAGAACGAGGTTCGGGTTCCGCTTTCCTGGTTTACCCTGGCCGTGTTCGCGGACTGGGGCGGGGTAGGAAAGACGGTGGAGTCTTTCAGTTTCGGAGACCTCCTCCTGGGCTACGGAGCCGGAATCCGGGTTAACTCGCCGATCGGGCTGATACGGGGTGACGTGGGTTTTCACAATCAAAGCAAGATCGACCCTCCCAATTCGAGGAAATACGACCGGACTTTCTTCTACTTCGGTCTCGGACAGGCGTTCTGATTTTGACCCTGCGGCGCCTCTCCTCTATGTCTCCATACAACATCGCGAATTCCTTCGCGGATTCATGAAGGGTTGTGAGAAATGTTCTCCAGGTCAAAAGTGCAGACCTTCACGTACTATAACGAGTTTGACCGCGCGGACCGATGGCGCGACGACTTCGCCAAGCTCAAAGCCGGTGGATTTCAATTCGTCGTCTTCCGAGACGGATTCGATCTCAGAAACCAGTTGGCCTCGGAAGCCCAGACGGACCGGGTGAAAGAAATGATCGGCGCCGCGGCGGACGCGGGTATCCGGTCCATCCTGCACATCGGCAACCCAAAGGCGCTGTACCTGTTGCCTGACACACGGACGTGGCGGCTCGACTATGTGCGGCGCGTATCGGAAGTATTCGGGTCCTGCAAGGGATTGTACGCGCTGCAGCTGGAGGACGCGCCTACGGGAGGCAGCGAGTACCCCGAGGACCGCTGGCAACAGGTGATGGAGTCCGTCGAAGGCCGCCTGTTGACGATGGAAATGACCGAAGACGGATACCGGCATGGGCGCAGGATCTGGCAGATGGAACAGTATGCGCTGTTTACGGCAGAGGTGGCCCAGGCCGTGAAGAAGGCGAGATCGAACCTGAAGACGACAGTGGGTTTCCATCTCGACGCACTCCTGCCCTCTGAAACGCTGGTCCACTTTCAGCATACCGCCCGCGCGCTGGACTTCGTCATCATCGATCCGGGATCCCCACCGGTTCAGTCCGCGGCGGATACGGCCCGACTGATCCGCTGGGCGGTGCGCGCGGCCGGGTCTTTGGCGGAAGGGGACGTCTGGATGGTCGTCGGTTCGCAGATGATGCGGGGCAGGCACCAGGCCACGTTGCGGGAGCTGCGGGAATGGACGGGCGCGGCCAGTGCGCCGGAGGTATCGGCCGTAGGCTGGCATAACTGGGACGATACCGCCTGGTGGGATGGCCGGGCTGTGCGAGGCAGGCCCCTGTCGGAATCGAACCCGGAGCAGTGGGCGGCGATTTGCGACCTGAGTCGATCGGTGACGGAGATGGAACGCGCGAATGCGCCGTCCACGGAGTACCGATGCCTGCTTTCGTATGATTCCTTCGCGAGCCGCGTGCCCGCGCTGGACGTATGGACACCTCATGGCATCCTCGAAGAGAGCACGGGGCGGGAGGTGGGGTACGCGTCCGATCACCAGGTATCGGACGGAGACAGACTTTCCGGGTGTGAATTGCTCTGCTGCACGCCCTGTCCAACGGTCAAAGAAGCAGTCGTCGAACGGTTGATCCGCTACATGCGGGCAGGCGGATGGATCGTGGGTTCGGCCGACGACTTCAGCCTGGACGAGGGGATGCGTCACGGCGACGCGCGGGCACGCTTGTTCGGCATACGGGCGGAGTCCGTCCTCAACGATCCGGACCGGATTCTGCTGACCGCCGGCTGGCCCGACCTGCCCGAGGGCACCGCGCTCGACGCGCACCAATGGCGGGTCCGGCCGGCGGAAATCGACGACGACGTGCGCGTCATCGGACGGTGGGGCGACGGTTCGCCCGCGGTGATCCTCAAGCCGCACAGGGACGGCGGCGCCCTGTACATGGGCACCGAGCCGTACCGGTCGGCGGACAGAGACCGCGACGGCCACTGGCGAGGATTCCTGAAGGCCGTCCTGGACCGGGAAGTGCTCAGGCGCCTGTCACGGGCATAGCCTCCGCGCCCGGGGTCCGCAGGCACGCACGGGAACTACCGCCCCTACTCCAGATTGGCGTGGCGTGCGAACATGCTCCGCCCGGTTTCGTCGAGCCGCGCCATGAGCAGCAAGACGCAGGCATCGAGCATCACCCCGAGGCTCTGTTCGAAGAGCGTGCCCATCGGCTGGTGCGACCGATGTTCCTTACTGCCGGTTGCTTTCGATAATTTCGGCGTGGGCGCGGGTATGACGACGACAACGTCCGCCAGCCGGGCGGCCGGAGAATCCGGGTCGGCGGTGGCCGCCGCAACGCGCGCGCCGGCCTCGGCGGCTTTCTCCGCATAGTGGACCAGGCGGTCCGTCACCCCGGATCCAGATCCGATCAGCAACAGATCGCCCTGCTGGATGGGCGGCGAGGTCGTATCACCCACCACGTGGACCGGCCGGCCGAGTTGCGCCAGCCGCATGGCGAAACTGCCCATGACCAGCCCGGAACGCCCCGCGCCGGCAACGAAAATCCGCTGGACCCCAGTGACTTCCCGTACCAGCGCTTCGACCTCATCGCATGAGATCCGATTCAGCGTCCGCCGGAGTTCGTCCAGGATGGACCGGGCGATCATATCGAATGGGGGAGAGGTCCTCTCGTTATCCATCGGCTCGATGCACTTTCTCCATGACCTGCCGGACCGCACGGACCGCGCGGCCGGGATCGGTGTTTCCGGTGATGTAACCGCCGACGACCACGATGTCCGGGCCGTGCGGTATCAGCCGCTCGATCAAGGTGGGATCCAGACCGCCCGCGACGGCCAGCCCCGCCCGTTCGACCACTGCGCCGACCTGGCCGATGCCTTCCAGGGTCCGCGCTGAATCGCCCGGTCCGCCCGGTCCGCCCGGTCCGCCCGGTTCTCCCGGTCCGCCCGGTCCGCTTGGTCCGCCCGGCCTGCTCGGTCCGCCTGGTCCGCCCTGCCCCCGGGCGTCGAAAGCCGTGTGCATACAGATGAAATCCAGCCCGGACCGATCCAGCCTGCGGGCCAGGGAGACCGCCTCGTCCACGTCGCGGGCGGTGATCAGGTCGGCCATGACCCGGCCGCCGGACCGCTTCGCCCGTTCGCCCGCTTCCCGAAGCGTGGCCGGGTGGGCCGTACCGAGCACGGTTACGATGTCCGCCCCCGCATCGAAGGCAAGGCCCGCTTCCACGGCGCCGGCATCCGCGATCTTGAGGTCCGCCAGGATTTTCTTGTCGGGATAGTCCCGACTGATCCCGGCGATGATGTCGACCCCGTAACGGATCAGCAGGGGCGTTCCGAGCTCGATGATGTCCACGTCGCCGGCGGTCTCGTCCAACAGGCGGCGAACCGTATCCGCGTGCGGCGTGTCCAGGGCGAGTTGGAGCAGCATGATGGCCGTGTCCACTTAAGCAGCGGTGGGCAACGGGTCCGCTACGACCCGGTCAGTCCACACCGTCGCCGATACATACCCGGAGCAGGTTCGGGTGTTCCGGGAGATCCTTCGTACCGGCGCCATAGCCGATCGTTCTCAATATCATCCTTGGCAGGACCCCGTGCCCGTCGGCCGTGGCCTTCAGAAAGGCGGCGCCGGTCGGGGTGACCAGTTCACCTTCGATCCCGGTGTGGTAAACCGGCATGTCGCGCATCAGTTCAAGCGCGCCGGGTGCGGGGACGGGCATGCGGCCGTGCGCGCAGTGGATGAAGCCCCGTCCCACCGGAAGCGCCGACGCGTACACCTGGTCTATGTCGAGCAGGGCCAGGCCTATGCAGGCGCCCACGACGTCGACAATCGCGTCCACCCCGCTGACTTCGTGCAGGTGTACTTCCTGTTTCGAGATGCCGTGCACCTTGCTTTCCGCCGTTGCCAGGTGATCGAACACCTCGATGGCCCGGTTTCTGACAGCCCCGTCGAGCGTGCTGCCTTCGATGATGGCGGTCAAATCGTCCAGGTGCCTCGCTTCCCCGTGGTCGTGGAAGGGTCCGGATTCGCCGGGACCTTCGATGATTTCACGGCCCTCCGCGGTCCGGACGAGGACGTCGATCTTGGTTCCCGCGATATGCTGCCGGGTCACTGTCTTCCGGGTGAGACGGAAACCGTCCAGGGGGAGTTTCTCCAGTTCGCTGTTCAACGTATCGAAATCCAGGCCGGCGTCCACCAGCGCGCCAATAATCATATCGCCGCTGATGCCGGAGAAGCAGTCGAAGTACGCTATGGCCATTCATCCGCCCCATATATAAATGACCGGACGATCACCGAGCATCGTCCGGTCATGAGAAATAACGGTAAAAGCGGGTCCGGCTAATTGCGGGGACCGCCGTCCGCTGCCGTGTCATTGGTTTCACCGGCAGCGGCGTCACTGCCGGCGTCCCCGGTGTCGCTGGTTTCGCTGACCTCGGCATCTCCGCCGGCGTTCCCGGCGTCGCTATCCGCTTCCACGGTTACGTCACCCTCGTCTTTTGCTTCGCTGTCCGCGGTCGCTTCCCCGCCGGCGTTCCCGGCCTCACTGTCCTGGCCGCTTCCCGCTTCCGTTTCCCCTTCGGTCATCCCCTCTTCGGTCATCCCCTCTTCGGCCATCTCCTCTTCGGTCAATTCGGCTTCTTTCAATTCCAGGGCGACCAACAGTTCATCCACGTCTTCCGGCCAGGCTTCGTTCAGCTCCAGCGCGATCGTCAGCTGATCGGCGACGGTCTCCATGGATGCTTCCTCGATGCCCATTTCCGCCAGGCTTTCCTTGAAACTGCTGCCTTCGTATTCGATCTCACCGCCGGAGACGAAAGTGAACTGGGCCAGCAGGGTCTCCTTCCACGCATCCTGGTCGACCCCTTCGAGTTGGTTCTTCAACGGTTCCTCTTCCACGGCCGCGGCAACGAAGTCGTCGATCACGCCCATGATCATCTCTTCGCCTCCCAGACGGTCATACAGGGGGCCGTCCATCACCCATTCCATGTTCGGATCGTCATGCTGGGCATGCAGGGGCACTGCGGTTCCGATCAGCAGCAACAGCGCGGAAAGCGCTGCGGTAGCCATTCGAGTCATTTTGGAAATCTCCTTGTCCCGGTTCGGGTCACGTTGTTTCGGTACAGACTCCATCTCTCGCCTTGTCTCGTCGTCTGCGTCAACAGGGTTATACAGGAAGATAGGGAAATCCGTTAAAAAAACA
The DNA window shown above is from Gemmatimonadota bacterium and carries:
- the hxlB gene encoding 6-phospho-3-hexuloisomerase; translation: MIARSILDELRRTLNRISCDEVEALVREVTGVQRIFVAGAGRSGLVMGSFAMRLAQLGRPVHVVGDTTSPPIQQGDLLLIGSGSGVTDRLVHYAEKAAEAGARVAAATADPDSPAARLADVVVVIPAPTPKLSKATGSKEHRSHQPMGTLFEQSLGVMLDACVLLLMARLDETGRSMFARHANLE
- a CDS encoding BamA/TamA family outer membrane protein; amino-acid sequence: MVEGMRFSSKSSASARCGITPYRMRYLVAVWTFLFLQGFGAAPAYPQQSPIVERIVIEGNTSIADDRILDLIETRTDGILRSGRLNDAVWRTDRNAVESFYVNSGFLEARVRAIRERIDGDRIGLRIVIDEGPRYTVRAVNLTGFGYLAEDEVRQRLSTQEGQVFYRLLTANDRRNIQGLADRRALLDMTVDYQVLQHPEDQTVTVNFLVAEGHPIRVGDIRVLGLQKTRPNVVIRELEIEPGELYDNAKIALSQTRLFQTGLFRSVRLSPVRSDTSANVRDLEVEVTELPGGEVSFGAGFASAEHFRGSFSVAYRNLLGQGITIGSNGQVSSLFQQLDTGITQPWLFRTRTSGILRAFFRREDRTSHTEREVGMSVAANRELSRTYQSQLIYTLKNIEVSSLSEELAELLRSGSEPDSLRSRREGSLTGVVTYDTRDDILNPTTGFYGQFQTGLASPLLGSSTQNRNSILTLMAIVRTYLSIPNAPDFSTSLAFSYVQALGENRVPLDRKLFIGGDRSVRGFRINQIGQPDGGLIAISSQNEVRVPLSWFTLAVFADWGGVGKTVESFSFGDLLLGYGAGIRVNSPIGLIRGDVGFHNQSKIDPPNSRKYDRTFFYFGLGQAF
- a CDS encoding LarC family nickel insertion protein, whose translation is MAIAYFDCFSGISGDMIIGALVDAGLDFDTLNSELEKLPLDGFRLTRKTVTRQHIAGTKIDVLVRTAEGREIIEGPGESGPFHDHGEARHLDDLTAIIEGSTLDGAVRNRAIEVFDHLATAESKVHGISKQEVHLHEVSGVDAIVDVVGACIGLALLDIDQVYASALPVGRGFIHCAHGRMPVPAPGALELMRDMPVYHTGIEGELVTPTGAAFLKATADGHGVLPRMILRTIGYGAGTKDLPEHPNLLRVCIGDGVD